A genome region from Phocoena sinus isolate mPhoSin1 chromosome 16, mPhoSin1.pri, whole genome shotgun sequence includes the following:
- the ADAM8 gene encoding disintegrin and metalloproteinase domain-containing protein 8 isoform X1 → MHGLGLLLLPALWLQEVVPRATLPHVEQYEVVRPRRLPAPRTRRALPSHLGLYPESVSYILGARGHTFTLHLRKNRDLVGSGYVETYTAANGSQVTEQLPRQDHCFYQGNVEGHQGSAASLSTCAGLRGFFQAGSTIHLIEPLNGGGEEGQHALYQAQHLQQKAGTCGVNDSSLETILGPRVSAALRPRNWPVPRETRYVELFVVTDSTEFQRLGSREAVRQRVLEVVNHVDKLYQELNFRVVLVGLEMWNGGDKIHVSTQADTTLNNFLSWRAQDLAGRHLHDNAQFVTGVDFTGTTVGLAKVSAMCSQDSGAVNQDHSPNPIGVASTMAHEMGHNLGMNHDENIQDCYCPVPQDGGGCVMAASISSNFPKKFSHCSRADMETFVEKPRTACLVDAPDPDRLVGGPVCGNGFLERGEQCDCGAPQDCQNRCCNASTCLLAKGAECAHGSCCHECRVKLAGEPCRPAKDQCDLGEYCDGRQPTCPEDAFWENGTPCPGGYCYNGACPTVAQRCRDLWGPGARVAMETCYSYSISTGCKRGIPLDFGRVNRCGTLFCEGGQKPPERSSCTLTSSSGACQALVQDSSSAYEPVPEGTKCGEEQVCWKGFCQDLRVYRSRNCSARCSNRGVCNHKDQCHCHPGWAPPYCADLLPTVRTASRSLLVGVLVPVALLVPVALTLAGVVIYRKARRPVRRRNVAPKTAMGLSNPLFHEGHRTPVKGRAPAPTRGPPEPGLSSHPSQPPKPTASAVTPKWPPPAPPAAMSSPPSPVPVYTQQVPGQQLRPAPPTKPLPGLKAKQVVKPTCTPPMPPIKPRAGGAQLGPTQGVVAPKVALKPPVQRK, encoded by the exons ATGCACGGCCTTGGGCTCCTGCTGCTTCCTGCGCTGTGGCTACAGG AGGTCGTCCCCAGGGCCACCCTGCCCCACGTGGAGCAGTATGAGGTGGTGAGGCCCCGGCGCCTGCCAGCACCCCGCACCCGCCGAGCCCTGCCCTCCCACTTG GGCCTGTACCCGGAGAGTGTGAGCTACATCCTGGGGGCCCGAGGGCACACCTTCACCCTGCACCTTCGGAAGAACAG GGACCTGGTGGGCTCGGGCTACGTGGAGACCTACACGGCCGCCAATGGCTCCCAGGTGACAGAGCAGCTGCCGAGGCAG GACCACTGCTTCTACCAGGGCAACGTGGAGGGGCACCAGGGCTCCGCTGCCAGCCTCAGCACCTGTGCCGGCCTCAG GGGCTTCTTCCAGGCCGGCTCCACCATCCACCTGATCGAGCCCCTGAATGGGGGCGGGGAAGAGGGGCAACACGCACTGTACCAGGCACAGCACCTGCAGCAGAAGGCCGGCACCTGCGGGGTCAACGACAGCAGCCTGGAGACCATCCTGGGGCCGCGGGTCTCGGCGGCCCTCAGGCCCCGG AACTGGCCAGTGCCCCGAGAGACCCGCTACGTGGAGCTGTTCGTGGTCACGGACAGCACAGAG TTCCAGCGGTTGGGGAGCAGAGAGGCTGTGCGCCAGCGGGTGCTGGAGGTGGTCAACCACGTGGACAAG CTTTATCAGGAGCTCAATTTCCGCGTGGTGCTCGTGGGCCTGGAGATGTGGAACGGTGGTGACAAGATTCACGTCAGCACCCAGGCCGACACCACACTGAACAACTTCCTGTCCTGGCGGGCGCAAGACCTGGCGGGGCGGCACCTGCACGACAACGCGCAGTTCGTCAC CGGGGTCGACTTCACAGGGACCACCGTGGGACTGGCCAAGGTGTCCGCCATGTGCTCCCAGGACTCGGGGGCTGTGAACCAG GACCACAGCCCGAACCCCATCGGCGTGGCGAGCACCATGGCCCACGAGATGGGCCACAACCTGGGCATGAACCACGACGAGAACATCCAGGACTGCTACTGCCCGGTGCCGCAGGACGGCGGCGGCTGCGTGATGGCGGCCAGCATCAG CTCCAACTTCCCCAAAAAGTTCAGCCACTGCAGCCGGGCTGACATGGAGACGTTCGTGGAGAAGCCCCGGACGGCCTGCCTGGTGGACGCCCCGGACCCCGACCGGCTGGTGGGCGGCCCCGTGTGTGGGAACGGGTTCCTGGAGCGTGGGGAGCAGTGCGACTGCGGCGCCCCCCAG gactGTCAGAACCGCTGCTGCAATGCCAGCACCTGCCTGCTGGCCAAGGGGGCTGAGTGTGCCCACGGCAGCTGCTGCCAcgagtgcagg GTGAAGCTGGCCGGAGAGCCGTGCCGCCCTGCAAAGGACCAGTGTGACCTCGGGGAGTACTGTGATGGCCGGCAGCCCACGTGTCCCGAGGACGCCTTCTGGGAGAACGGCACGCCCTGCCCGGGGGGCTACTGCTACAACGGGGCCTGCCCCACGGTGGCCCAGAGGTGCCGGGATTTGTGGGGGCCAG GCGCTCGGGTTGCCATGGAGACGTGCTACAGCTACAGCATCTCCACAGGCTGCAAGCGCGGGATCCCCCTGGACTTTGGCAG GGTCAACAGGTGTGGCACTCTGTTCTGTGAGGGCGGGCAGAAGCCCCCGGAGCGGAGTTCCTgcaccctcacctcctcctcgGGTGCTTGCCAGGCTCTCGTCCAGGACAGCAGCAGCGCGTACGAGCCAGTGCCGGAAGGCACCAAGTGTGGCGAGGAGCAG GTTTGCTGGAAAGGCTTCTGCCAGGACCTCCGTGTCTACAGATCCAGAAACTGCTCTGCCCGGTGTAGCAACCGTGGG GTGTGCAACCACAAGGACCAGTGCCACTGCCACCCGGGCTGGGCCCCGCCCTACTGCGCAGACCTGCTGCCTACTGTGCGCACAG CGTCCCGGAGCCTCCTGGTGGGCGTGCTGGTGCCTGTGGCGCTCCTGGTGCCTGTGGCGCTGACCCTGGCAGGCGTGGTCATCTACCGCAAAGCCCGGCGCCCCGTCCGAAGGAG GAATGTGGCGCCCAAGACGGCCATGGGGCTCTCCAACCCCCTGTTCCACGAGGGGCACAGGACACCGGTGAAGGGCAGGGCCCCGGCTCCCACCAGGGGGCCCCCAGAGCCGGgcctttcctcccaccccagccagcCACCCAAACCCACGGCTTCCGCAGTGACCCCTAAGTGGCCACCTCCTGCT CCTCCAGCCGCTATGTCCAGCCCACCGTCCCCAGTTCCTGTGTATACCCAGCAGGTCCCAGGCCAG cagcTCAGACCTGCTCCTCCCACCAAGCCCCTCCCGGGGCTGAAGGCCAAGCAG GTCGTCAAGCCAACCTGCACTCCACCGATGCCACCCATCAAGCCCAGGGCCGGAGGGGCCCAGCTTGGACCCACTCAG gGAGTTGTTGCCCCAAAGGTTGCTCTGAAACCCCCCGTCCAGAGGAAGTGA
- the ADAM8 gene encoding disintegrin and metalloproteinase domain-containing protein 8 isoform X3, producing MHGLGLLLLPALWLQEVVPRATLPHVEQYEVVRPRRLPAPRTRRALPSHLGLYPESVSYILGARGHTFTLHLRKNRDLVGSGYVETYTAANGSQVTEQLPRQDHCFYQGNVEGHQGSAASLSTCAGLRGFFQAGSTIHLIEPLNGGGEEGQHALYQAQHLQQKAGTCGVNDSSLETILGPRVSAALRPRNWPVPRETRYVELFVVTDSTEFQRLGSREAVRQRVLEVVNHVDKLYQELNFRVVLVGLEMWNGGDKIHVSTQADTTLNNFLSWRAQDLAGRHLHDNAQFVTGVDFTGTTVGLAKVSAMCSQDSGAVNQDHSPNPIGVASTMAHEMGHNLGMNHDENIQDCYCPVPQDGGGCVMAASISSNFPKKFSHCSRADMETFVEKPRTACLVDAPDPDRLVGGPVCGNGFLERGEQCDCGAPQDCQNRCCNASTCLLAKGAECAHGSCCHECRVKLAGEPCRPAKDQCDLGEYCDGRQPTCPEDAFWENGTPCPGGYCYNGACPTVAQRCRDLWGPGARVAMETCYSYSISTGCKRGIPLDFGRVNRCGTLFCEGGQKPPERSSCTLTSSSGACQALVQDSSSAYEPVPEGTKCGEEQVCWKGFCQDLRVYRSRNCSARCSNRGVCNHKDQCHCHPGWAPPYCADLLPTVRTASRSLLVGVLVPVALLVPVALTLAGVVIYRKARRPVRRRNVAPKTAMGLSNPLFHEGHRTPVKGRAPAPTRGPPEPGLSSHPSQPPKPTASAVTPKWPPPAPPAAMSSPPSPVPVYTQQVPGQVVKPTCTPPMPPIKPRAGGAQLGPTQGVVAPKVALKPPVQRK from the exons ATGCACGGCCTTGGGCTCCTGCTGCTTCCTGCGCTGTGGCTACAGG AGGTCGTCCCCAGGGCCACCCTGCCCCACGTGGAGCAGTATGAGGTGGTGAGGCCCCGGCGCCTGCCAGCACCCCGCACCCGCCGAGCCCTGCCCTCCCACTTG GGCCTGTACCCGGAGAGTGTGAGCTACATCCTGGGGGCCCGAGGGCACACCTTCACCCTGCACCTTCGGAAGAACAG GGACCTGGTGGGCTCGGGCTACGTGGAGACCTACACGGCCGCCAATGGCTCCCAGGTGACAGAGCAGCTGCCGAGGCAG GACCACTGCTTCTACCAGGGCAACGTGGAGGGGCACCAGGGCTCCGCTGCCAGCCTCAGCACCTGTGCCGGCCTCAG GGGCTTCTTCCAGGCCGGCTCCACCATCCACCTGATCGAGCCCCTGAATGGGGGCGGGGAAGAGGGGCAACACGCACTGTACCAGGCACAGCACCTGCAGCAGAAGGCCGGCACCTGCGGGGTCAACGACAGCAGCCTGGAGACCATCCTGGGGCCGCGGGTCTCGGCGGCCCTCAGGCCCCGG AACTGGCCAGTGCCCCGAGAGACCCGCTACGTGGAGCTGTTCGTGGTCACGGACAGCACAGAG TTCCAGCGGTTGGGGAGCAGAGAGGCTGTGCGCCAGCGGGTGCTGGAGGTGGTCAACCACGTGGACAAG CTTTATCAGGAGCTCAATTTCCGCGTGGTGCTCGTGGGCCTGGAGATGTGGAACGGTGGTGACAAGATTCACGTCAGCACCCAGGCCGACACCACACTGAACAACTTCCTGTCCTGGCGGGCGCAAGACCTGGCGGGGCGGCACCTGCACGACAACGCGCAGTTCGTCAC CGGGGTCGACTTCACAGGGACCACCGTGGGACTGGCCAAGGTGTCCGCCATGTGCTCCCAGGACTCGGGGGCTGTGAACCAG GACCACAGCCCGAACCCCATCGGCGTGGCGAGCACCATGGCCCACGAGATGGGCCACAACCTGGGCATGAACCACGACGAGAACATCCAGGACTGCTACTGCCCGGTGCCGCAGGACGGCGGCGGCTGCGTGATGGCGGCCAGCATCAG CTCCAACTTCCCCAAAAAGTTCAGCCACTGCAGCCGGGCTGACATGGAGACGTTCGTGGAGAAGCCCCGGACGGCCTGCCTGGTGGACGCCCCGGACCCCGACCGGCTGGTGGGCGGCCCCGTGTGTGGGAACGGGTTCCTGGAGCGTGGGGAGCAGTGCGACTGCGGCGCCCCCCAG gactGTCAGAACCGCTGCTGCAATGCCAGCACCTGCCTGCTGGCCAAGGGGGCTGAGTGTGCCCACGGCAGCTGCTGCCAcgagtgcagg GTGAAGCTGGCCGGAGAGCCGTGCCGCCCTGCAAAGGACCAGTGTGACCTCGGGGAGTACTGTGATGGCCGGCAGCCCACGTGTCCCGAGGACGCCTTCTGGGAGAACGGCACGCCCTGCCCGGGGGGCTACTGCTACAACGGGGCCTGCCCCACGGTGGCCCAGAGGTGCCGGGATTTGTGGGGGCCAG GCGCTCGGGTTGCCATGGAGACGTGCTACAGCTACAGCATCTCCACAGGCTGCAAGCGCGGGATCCCCCTGGACTTTGGCAG GGTCAACAGGTGTGGCACTCTGTTCTGTGAGGGCGGGCAGAAGCCCCCGGAGCGGAGTTCCTgcaccctcacctcctcctcgGGTGCTTGCCAGGCTCTCGTCCAGGACAGCAGCAGCGCGTACGAGCCAGTGCCGGAAGGCACCAAGTGTGGCGAGGAGCAG GTTTGCTGGAAAGGCTTCTGCCAGGACCTCCGTGTCTACAGATCCAGAAACTGCTCTGCCCGGTGTAGCAACCGTGGG GTGTGCAACCACAAGGACCAGTGCCACTGCCACCCGGGCTGGGCCCCGCCCTACTGCGCAGACCTGCTGCCTACTGTGCGCACAG CGTCCCGGAGCCTCCTGGTGGGCGTGCTGGTGCCTGTGGCGCTCCTGGTGCCTGTGGCGCTGACCCTGGCAGGCGTGGTCATCTACCGCAAAGCCCGGCGCCCCGTCCGAAGGAG GAATGTGGCGCCCAAGACGGCCATGGGGCTCTCCAACCCCCTGTTCCACGAGGGGCACAGGACACCGGTGAAGGGCAGGGCCCCGGCTCCCACCAGGGGGCCCCCAGAGCCGGgcctttcctcccaccccagccagcCACCCAAACCCACGGCTTCCGCAGTGACCCCTAAGTGGCCACCTCCTGCT CCTCCAGCCGCTATGTCCAGCCCACCGTCCCCAGTTCCTGTGTATACCCAGCAGGTCCCAGGCCAG GTCGTCAAGCCAACCTGCACTCCACCGATGCCACCCATCAAGCCCAGGGCCGGAGGGGCCCAGCTTGGACCCACTCAG gGAGTTGTTGCCCCAAAGGTTGCTCTGAAACCCCCCGTCCAGAGGAAGTGA
- the ADAM8 gene encoding disintegrin and metalloproteinase domain-containing protein 8 isoform X4, with protein sequence MHGLGLLLLPALWLQEVVPRATLPHVEQYEVVRPRRLPAPRTRRALPSHLGLYPESVSYILGARGHTFTLHLRKNRDLVGSGYVETYTAANGSQVTEQLPRQDHCFYQGNVEGHQGSAASLSTCAGLRGFFQAGSTIHLIEPLNGGGEEGQHALYQAQHLQQKAGTCGVNDSSLETILGPRVSAALRPRNWPVPRETRYVELFVVTDSTEFQRLGSREAVRQRVLEVVNHVDKLYQELNFRVVLVGLEMWNGGDKIHVSTQADTTLNNFLSWRAQDLAGRHLHDNAQFVTGVDFTGTTVGLAKVSAMCSQDSGAVNQDHSPNPIGVASTMAHEMGHNLGMNHDENIQDCYCPVPQDGGGCVMAASISSNFPKKFSHCSRADMETFVEKPRTACLVDAPDPDRLVGGPVCGNGFLERGEQCDCGAPQDCQNRCCNASTCLLAKGAECAHGSCCHECRVKLAGEPCRPAKDQCDLGEYCDGRQPTCPEDAFWENGTPCPGGYCYNGACPTVAQRCRDLWGPGARVAMETCYSYSISTGCKRGIPLDFGRVNRCGTLFCEGGQKPPERSSCTLTSSSGACQALVQDSSSAYEPVPEGTKCGEEQVCWKGFCQDLRVYRSRNCSARCSNRGVCNHKDQCHCHPGWAPPYCADLLPTVRTASRSLLVGVLVPVALLVPVALTLAGVVIYRKARRPVRRRNVAPKTAMGLSNPLFHEGHRTPVKGRAPAPTRGPPEPGLSSHPSQPPKPTASAVTPKWPPPALRPAPPTKPLPGLKAKQVVKPTCTPPMPPIKPRAGGAQLGPTQGVVAPKVALKPPVQRK encoded by the exons ATGCACGGCCTTGGGCTCCTGCTGCTTCCTGCGCTGTGGCTACAGG AGGTCGTCCCCAGGGCCACCCTGCCCCACGTGGAGCAGTATGAGGTGGTGAGGCCCCGGCGCCTGCCAGCACCCCGCACCCGCCGAGCCCTGCCCTCCCACTTG GGCCTGTACCCGGAGAGTGTGAGCTACATCCTGGGGGCCCGAGGGCACACCTTCACCCTGCACCTTCGGAAGAACAG GGACCTGGTGGGCTCGGGCTACGTGGAGACCTACACGGCCGCCAATGGCTCCCAGGTGACAGAGCAGCTGCCGAGGCAG GACCACTGCTTCTACCAGGGCAACGTGGAGGGGCACCAGGGCTCCGCTGCCAGCCTCAGCACCTGTGCCGGCCTCAG GGGCTTCTTCCAGGCCGGCTCCACCATCCACCTGATCGAGCCCCTGAATGGGGGCGGGGAAGAGGGGCAACACGCACTGTACCAGGCACAGCACCTGCAGCAGAAGGCCGGCACCTGCGGGGTCAACGACAGCAGCCTGGAGACCATCCTGGGGCCGCGGGTCTCGGCGGCCCTCAGGCCCCGG AACTGGCCAGTGCCCCGAGAGACCCGCTACGTGGAGCTGTTCGTGGTCACGGACAGCACAGAG TTCCAGCGGTTGGGGAGCAGAGAGGCTGTGCGCCAGCGGGTGCTGGAGGTGGTCAACCACGTGGACAAG CTTTATCAGGAGCTCAATTTCCGCGTGGTGCTCGTGGGCCTGGAGATGTGGAACGGTGGTGACAAGATTCACGTCAGCACCCAGGCCGACACCACACTGAACAACTTCCTGTCCTGGCGGGCGCAAGACCTGGCGGGGCGGCACCTGCACGACAACGCGCAGTTCGTCAC CGGGGTCGACTTCACAGGGACCACCGTGGGACTGGCCAAGGTGTCCGCCATGTGCTCCCAGGACTCGGGGGCTGTGAACCAG GACCACAGCCCGAACCCCATCGGCGTGGCGAGCACCATGGCCCACGAGATGGGCCACAACCTGGGCATGAACCACGACGAGAACATCCAGGACTGCTACTGCCCGGTGCCGCAGGACGGCGGCGGCTGCGTGATGGCGGCCAGCATCAG CTCCAACTTCCCCAAAAAGTTCAGCCACTGCAGCCGGGCTGACATGGAGACGTTCGTGGAGAAGCCCCGGACGGCCTGCCTGGTGGACGCCCCGGACCCCGACCGGCTGGTGGGCGGCCCCGTGTGTGGGAACGGGTTCCTGGAGCGTGGGGAGCAGTGCGACTGCGGCGCCCCCCAG gactGTCAGAACCGCTGCTGCAATGCCAGCACCTGCCTGCTGGCCAAGGGGGCTGAGTGTGCCCACGGCAGCTGCTGCCAcgagtgcagg GTGAAGCTGGCCGGAGAGCCGTGCCGCCCTGCAAAGGACCAGTGTGACCTCGGGGAGTACTGTGATGGCCGGCAGCCCACGTGTCCCGAGGACGCCTTCTGGGAGAACGGCACGCCCTGCCCGGGGGGCTACTGCTACAACGGGGCCTGCCCCACGGTGGCCCAGAGGTGCCGGGATTTGTGGGGGCCAG GCGCTCGGGTTGCCATGGAGACGTGCTACAGCTACAGCATCTCCACAGGCTGCAAGCGCGGGATCCCCCTGGACTTTGGCAG GGTCAACAGGTGTGGCACTCTGTTCTGTGAGGGCGGGCAGAAGCCCCCGGAGCGGAGTTCCTgcaccctcacctcctcctcgGGTGCTTGCCAGGCTCTCGTCCAGGACAGCAGCAGCGCGTACGAGCCAGTGCCGGAAGGCACCAAGTGTGGCGAGGAGCAG GTTTGCTGGAAAGGCTTCTGCCAGGACCTCCGTGTCTACAGATCCAGAAACTGCTCTGCCCGGTGTAGCAACCGTGGG GTGTGCAACCACAAGGACCAGTGCCACTGCCACCCGGGCTGGGCCCCGCCCTACTGCGCAGACCTGCTGCCTACTGTGCGCACAG CGTCCCGGAGCCTCCTGGTGGGCGTGCTGGTGCCTGTGGCGCTCCTGGTGCCTGTGGCGCTGACCCTGGCAGGCGTGGTCATCTACCGCAAAGCCCGGCGCCCCGTCCGAAGGAG GAATGTGGCGCCCAAGACGGCCATGGGGCTCTCCAACCCCCTGTTCCACGAGGGGCACAGGACACCGGTGAAGGGCAGGGCCCCGGCTCCCACCAGGGGGCCCCCAGAGCCGGgcctttcctcccaccccagccagcCACCCAAACCCACGGCTTCCGCAGTGACCCCTAAGTGGCCACCTCCTGCT cTCAGACCTGCTCCTCCCACCAAGCCCCTCCCGGGGCTGAAGGCCAAGCAG GTCGTCAAGCCAACCTGCACTCCACCGATGCCACCCATCAAGCCCAGGGCCGGAGGGGCCCAGCTTGGACCCACTCAG gGAGTTGTTGCCCCAAAGGTTGCTCTGAAACCCCCCGTCCAGAGGAAGTGA
- the ADAM8 gene encoding disintegrin and metalloproteinase domain-containing protein 8 isoform X2, translating to MHGLGLLLLPALWLQEVVPRATLPHVEQYEVVRPRRLPAPRTRRALPSHLGLYPESVSYILGARGHTFTLHLRKNRDLVGSGYVETYTAANGSQVTEQLPRQDHCFYQGNVEGHQGSAASLSTCAGLRGFFQAGSTIHLIEPLNGGGEEGQHALYQAQHLQQKAGTCGVNDSSLETILGPRVSAALRPRNWPVPRETRYVELFVVTDSTEFQRLGSREAVRQRVLEVVNHVDKLYQELNFRVVLVGLEMWNGGDKIHVSTQADTTLNNFLSWRAQDLAGRHLHDNAQFVTGVDFTGTTVGLAKVSAMCSQDSGAVNQDHSPNPIGVASTMAHEMGHNLGMNHDENIQDCYCPVPQDGGGCVMAASISSNFPKKFSHCSRADMETFVEKPRTACLVDAPDPDRLVGGPVCGNGFLERGEQCDCGAPQDCQNRCCNASTCLLAKGAECAHGSCCHECRVKLAGEPCRPAKDQCDLGEYCDGRQPTCPEDAFWENGTPCPGGYCYNGACPTVAQRCRDLWGPGARVAMETCYSYSISTGCKRGIPLDFGRVNRCGTLFCEGGQKPPERSSCTLTSSSGACQALVQDSSSAYEPVPEGTKCGEEQVCWKGFCQDLRVYRSRNCSARCSNRGVCNHKDQCHCHPGWAPPYCADLLPTVRTASRSLLVGVLVPVALLVPVALTLAGVVIYRKARRPVRRRNVAPKTAMGLSNPLFHEGHRTPVKGRAPAPTRGPPEPGLSSHPSQPPKPTASAVTPKWPPPAPPAAMSSPPSPVPVYTQQVPGQLRPAPPTKPLPGLKAKQVVKPTCTPPMPPIKPRAGGAQLGPTQGVVAPKVALKPPVQRK from the exons ATGCACGGCCTTGGGCTCCTGCTGCTTCCTGCGCTGTGGCTACAGG AGGTCGTCCCCAGGGCCACCCTGCCCCACGTGGAGCAGTATGAGGTGGTGAGGCCCCGGCGCCTGCCAGCACCCCGCACCCGCCGAGCCCTGCCCTCCCACTTG GGCCTGTACCCGGAGAGTGTGAGCTACATCCTGGGGGCCCGAGGGCACACCTTCACCCTGCACCTTCGGAAGAACAG GGACCTGGTGGGCTCGGGCTACGTGGAGACCTACACGGCCGCCAATGGCTCCCAGGTGACAGAGCAGCTGCCGAGGCAG GACCACTGCTTCTACCAGGGCAACGTGGAGGGGCACCAGGGCTCCGCTGCCAGCCTCAGCACCTGTGCCGGCCTCAG GGGCTTCTTCCAGGCCGGCTCCACCATCCACCTGATCGAGCCCCTGAATGGGGGCGGGGAAGAGGGGCAACACGCACTGTACCAGGCACAGCACCTGCAGCAGAAGGCCGGCACCTGCGGGGTCAACGACAGCAGCCTGGAGACCATCCTGGGGCCGCGGGTCTCGGCGGCCCTCAGGCCCCGG AACTGGCCAGTGCCCCGAGAGACCCGCTACGTGGAGCTGTTCGTGGTCACGGACAGCACAGAG TTCCAGCGGTTGGGGAGCAGAGAGGCTGTGCGCCAGCGGGTGCTGGAGGTGGTCAACCACGTGGACAAG CTTTATCAGGAGCTCAATTTCCGCGTGGTGCTCGTGGGCCTGGAGATGTGGAACGGTGGTGACAAGATTCACGTCAGCACCCAGGCCGACACCACACTGAACAACTTCCTGTCCTGGCGGGCGCAAGACCTGGCGGGGCGGCACCTGCACGACAACGCGCAGTTCGTCAC CGGGGTCGACTTCACAGGGACCACCGTGGGACTGGCCAAGGTGTCCGCCATGTGCTCCCAGGACTCGGGGGCTGTGAACCAG GACCACAGCCCGAACCCCATCGGCGTGGCGAGCACCATGGCCCACGAGATGGGCCACAACCTGGGCATGAACCACGACGAGAACATCCAGGACTGCTACTGCCCGGTGCCGCAGGACGGCGGCGGCTGCGTGATGGCGGCCAGCATCAG CTCCAACTTCCCCAAAAAGTTCAGCCACTGCAGCCGGGCTGACATGGAGACGTTCGTGGAGAAGCCCCGGACGGCCTGCCTGGTGGACGCCCCGGACCCCGACCGGCTGGTGGGCGGCCCCGTGTGTGGGAACGGGTTCCTGGAGCGTGGGGAGCAGTGCGACTGCGGCGCCCCCCAG gactGTCAGAACCGCTGCTGCAATGCCAGCACCTGCCTGCTGGCCAAGGGGGCTGAGTGTGCCCACGGCAGCTGCTGCCAcgagtgcagg GTGAAGCTGGCCGGAGAGCCGTGCCGCCCTGCAAAGGACCAGTGTGACCTCGGGGAGTACTGTGATGGCCGGCAGCCCACGTGTCCCGAGGACGCCTTCTGGGAGAACGGCACGCCCTGCCCGGGGGGCTACTGCTACAACGGGGCCTGCCCCACGGTGGCCCAGAGGTGCCGGGATTTGTGGGGGCCAG GCGCTCGGGTTGCCATGGAGACGTGCTACAGCTACAGCATCTCCACAGGCTGCAAGCGCGGGATCCCCCTGGACTTTGGCAG GGTCAACAGGTGTGGCACTCTGTTCTGTGAGGGCGGGCAGAAGCCCCCGGAGCGGAGTTCCTgcaccctcacctcctcctcgGGTGCTTGCCAGGCTCTCGTCCAGGACAGCAGCAGCGCGTACGAGCCAGTGCCGGAAGGCACCAAGTGTGGCGAGGAGCAG GTTTGCTGGAAAGGCTTCTGCCAGGACCTCCGTGTCTACAGATCCAGAAACTGCTCTGCCCGGTGTAGCAACCGTGGG GTGTGCAACCACAAGGACCAGTGCCACTGCCACCCGGGCTGGGCCCCGCCCTACTGCGCAGACCTGCTGCCTACTGTGCGCACAG CGTCCCGGAGCCTCCTGGTGGGCGTGCTGGTGCCTGTGGCGCTCCTGGTGCCTGTGGCGCTGACCCTGGCAGGCGTGGTCATCTACCGCAAAGCCCGGCGCCCCGTCCGAAGGAG GAATGTGGCGCCCAAGACGGCCATGGGGCTCTCCAACCCCCTGTTCCACGAGGGGCACAGGACACCGGTGAAGGGCAGGGCCCCGGCTCCCACCAGGGGGCCCCCAGAGCCGGgcctttcctcccaccccagccagcCACCCAAACCCACGGCTTCCGCAGTGACCCCTAAGTGGCCACCTCCTGCT CCTCCAGCCGCTATGTCCAGCCCACCGTCCCCAGTTCCTGTGTATACCCAGCAGGTCCCAGGCCAG cTCAGACCTGCTCCTCCCACCAAGCCCCTCCCGGGGCTGAAGGCCAAGCAG GTCGTCAAGCCAACCTGCACTCCACCGATGCCACCCATCAAGCCCAGGGCCGGAGGGGCCCAGCTTGGACCCACTCAG gGAGTTGTTGCCCCAAAGGTTGCTCTGAAACCCCCCGTCCAGAGGAAGTGA